Proteins found in one Artemia franciscana chromosome 13, ASM3288406v1, whole genome shotgun sequence genomic segment:
- the LOC136034273 gene encoding uncharacterized protein LOC136034273: protein MDQRGLRTATWNVLTLNAPASKNLLSDELRKNKVSIVGLTEARLTGSGEERLGNSDPLLWSGRSTRRNGVGLALNSLKRKALLLDKAVSDRLMKARFGHKHDKMTVIVCYALTNDSDDVTKEDFYSALSRCLATVPPPLI, encoded by the coding sequence ATGGACCAAAGGGGGCTACGAACAGCCACCTGGAATGTCTTGACTCTGAATGCACCTGCGTCAAAGAACCTACTCTCTGATGAACTTCGCAAGAATAAAGTGTCAATTGTGGGTCTTACAGAAGCCCGTCTTACCGGAAGCGGAGAAGAGCGATTAGGTAACAGTGACCCATTGCTCTGGTCTGGAAGAAGCACGAGAAGGAATGGCGTTGGCCTTGCGCTAAATAGCCTTAAAAGAAAGGCCTTACTTTTAGACAAAGCTGTATCTGACAGATTAATGAAGGCCCGCTTTGGACACAAGCATGACAAGATGACTGTCATCGTATGCTATGCCCTGACCAACGATTCTGATGATGTGACTAAAGAGGATTTCTACTCTGCTTTGTCCAGATGCCTTGCGacagtgcccccccccctgatatAA